Below is a genomic region from Hevea brasiliensis isolate MT/VB/25A 57/8 chromosome 3, ASM3005281v1, whole genome shotgun sequence.
tatatataaatattaaaatggaGAGGGTGATAATGTAATACTGCACAAACAACAATCGCTTAGCCAAACAACTCTTTATAAGATGTACCACCTTGTCAGTTGCCACTCCTCAATTGTCAAGATCACAGTAGACAGGATTGGCCTCAAGCTGCTCCGCAAACTTCTCAAGAATTTCCTTCACAAGGTCTCTAAATACATCCTCTGATTCTGCTGCACATTTTCCACTCTCTACATCAGCAAATACTGCATCATAAAGAAGAATCACTGCTTCATTAGCTTCTGATGGTGGCAAGCCCAACTCTTTTCCTTTTTGTTCCAGGAAGCCCCTGATTATTTCTGTATTCTTTTGGTCATCCTTCTTGCTACGTTTTTCCTGCAATATCTTCTCTGTGACATTGTTCAGTTGCTTCTCATCGGTCAAAAGCTGCAAATTTGTTCATTTAGAGTTCATAAGAATTTACACAAATACATCAAACATGTATTATACAATACAGTAGTTTCTACACAGTTCTTGTGTCAGGTTTCATTTTGAGCCAACAAGCTGCAGTCATTAAAATTGCTTCAAATAAAAGACCTTAACTAGCAAGTTATGAAAACATAATATTTCTTTAACttaatattcaatttttatttgGTCTGAGCTTTCAGAATAATGTGATCATATTTTCCTATAGGACTTATTGATCAGCTGGAGTCAGTCCACTGATTACCTGTAGAACCAGCAGCATGGTAGTCATTTTTCCAAATATATTTGTTATTGGCCAGACTGAGCCAATGATCCAACTAGCTGaaccaacttgattttaattaaCTGAAAAGCCAGTAACCCAATTTTATTAGGTACTTTGGTATCTCTTATATATCTATGAACGCCTGAACATTGCCAAAATCTTACATTATTTACAAACTTCTCTCACAATGTCAAATTCAAGAATACTCCCATGTTCACATACTTCCAGATTCTGAATTTATCACAAGAAAATAATGGTGAAGCCACAAGGAGCAAAAACAGGAGCAGTGTAGATAATTATTTCATTatcagatcaaacaacacaagaCATTCAAAGAACAAATGTTGATCAATCCCACGAAAAATGAACATTAATAAACAAGTGTATTTTGCAATGCCAACATTCAGGGATTATTAACTTGAGGATAAGTTACTGATAATGATGTACCTTTCTAAGCTTGGAACCATTAACAATCTTAATGTTATGGATAAAAGCAACATGTTTTTGAGCCAAAGAATCCGCAACTTCTTGTAGAATAGGCTGAAGTAACTCAGCAAATTGTGATTGGCCCAATTCTTCTTCTCCCTCTGCTCCATGCTTCTTTAAGATGTCATTTAGCAGAGGAAATTCTGTTCAATCACAAGACACATTCATCAATATTCATGAGGTTTGAAGAACAAATTCTTTGGAAAAATAGACAGCATTGACAAGAAACACAATAAACACCTTTAAACACTTTAGTCAGAAAATGATGCTTAAGATAAGAAGTTCAAATACTATCAAGCCAGTACAACATAAATGCCAAAACCCAAGTTGATAAcatcaaaacacaatcaattctTTACAATCTGAACACACACATTAACAACCTGTATACATTCAGCTTCAATTTGCAACATAAAGCAACAATACAAATATAAAGCAAAACACTCAAGAAGACAGCCAAAGTCACACACCAAAAAGAAATGGTTAAGGAAGCGAACCTTCGAAAGGAGGAATACCCATTTCAACTCCCAT
It encodes:
- the LOC110662569 gene encoding uncharacterized protein LOC110662569; translation: MSEGGMTVLDGTHLRSLQVSLPDSDVTLTGAQVLDFAESKASDSLFGLSLPQCLKSSALHRVNVDDDISFRRSELTREAATSKLNDYLTAIADELKDNPLVVSILDGNTLRLFLEDEDDFAMLAENIFTDLDTKDKGKISKGELRNALVHMGVEMGIPPFEEFPLLNDILKKHGAEGEEELGQSQFAELLQPILQEVADSLAQKHVAFIHNIKIVNGSKLRKLLTDEKQLNNVTEKILQEKRSKKDDQKNTEIIRGFLEQKGKELGLPPSEANEAVILLYDAVFADVESGKCAAESEDVFRDLVKEILEKFAEQLEANPVYCDLDN